From Spirochaeta lutea, the proteins below share one genomic window:
- a CDS encoding SAM-dependent methyltransferase — protein MDRLNTPEYQNQITPVLLSGPERRKTLAMHSYLWNPGVKTARQALYSQNALILRSAEAVEASRCLDLGCGVGGTLLYLSETLQAAYAGISNSGVQIHLGSQEIQRRNKQQQVRLFQGDFNASQSFKPFPNQDLIFGVESLGYASSLETLIADVSGHLRQGGRFVVIDDVLTGDDQTDSELVRVWQRQARIPGLTTRDNLISLCARSGLVLADEDELTPFLKEPLFQQGQNALTYALLSGNSEPPAPGEFRMSQHLRGRLRREGRLAYEHLVFVKS, from the coding sequence ATGGACCGATTGAATACACCCGAATACCAAAATCAGATAACCCCCGTCCTTCTATCTGGCCCCGAACGCCGGAAAACCCTGGCCATGCACAGCTACCTCTGGAATCCCGGGGTTAAAACAGCCCGGCAGGCCCTGTACAGCCAAAATGCGTTGATCCTCCGCAGCGCCGAGGCCGTTGAGGCTTCTCGGTGCCTGGACTTGGGATGCGGTGTCGGTGGAACCCTGCTGTATCTCTCCGAGACCCTCCAGGCCGCCTATGCAGGTATCTCCAACAGCGGTGTTCAAATACATCTGGGAAGCCAGGAAATTCAGCGTCGGAACAAGCAGCAACAGGTTCGATTATTTCAGGGTGATTTTAACGCTTCTCAATCCTTTAAGCCGTTCCCAAACCAGGACCTGATCTTTGGGGTAGAATCCCTTGGTTATGCCAGTTCCCTGGAGACATTGATTGCCGATGTATCCGGACATCTGCGCCAGGGGGGACGTTTCGTGGTGATTGATGACGTGCTCACCGGGGATGATCAGACGGACAGCGAACTAGTCCGGGTGTGGCAACGCCAGGCCCGGATTCCAGGACTAACCACCCGGGACAACCTCATTTCCCTCTGTGCCCGCAGCGGCCTCGTTTTAGCGGATGAGGATGAGCTAACCCCCTTTCTGAAGGAACCCCTATTCCAGCAGGGGCAGAACGCCCTTACCTATGCTCTGCTTTCCGGGAACTCTGAGCCGCCGGCTCCAGGAGAATTCCGTATGAGCCAACATCTTCGGGGCAGACTACGCCGGGAGGGCAGGCTCGCATATGAACACCTGGTGTTTGTGAAAAGTTGA
- a CDS encoding BamA/TamA family outer membrane protein, producing the protein MNQPASARSGFIVTTLLILSILPLSPVFSQDTDPVFVIQPDLRLWGAKVDLGYQGLTLFPGTTTGIWLGLSGAYQTSHYYQHPDGTPVTQDDFSDSNPALLYTDFSQLNLQWNLGLRQELLPELLEIGLYYRGWYNNNYQDESSMALLFESDRPESLRSLTHSFSLLAALDASLEKPVTKVKSGFAAELTGEYAPGALNSLGAADFGRITLELECYLPIYESLVSGKPDFNLFSVYAGFYSITDFITGESVPYYAESSFGGLSYRDGLGGTVRGYESGRFTGDVKTAFSTELRLNLPTIIWSGLMPVALIHIDGGYETQQKQLLTSIGGGIGIDLFGLGTILVYTHYALNDLTLTGSQLTIFGLGFGLHF; encoded by the coding sequence ATGAATCAACCCGCGTCTGCCAGATCCGGCTTTATCGTAACCACCCTGCTGATCCTCAGCATCCTTCCCCTTTCACCCGTATTCTCTCAGGATACAGATCCTGTTTTTGTCATCCAACCGGATCTCCGGCTCTGGGGTGCCAAGGTTGATTTGGGGTATCAGGGACTCACCCTGTTTCCCGGGACCACCACCGGAATCTGGCTCGGTCTGAGCGGCGCCTATCAAACTAGCCACTACTACCAACACCCCGACGGAACCCCGGTTACCCAGGACGATTTTTCGGACAGCAATCCCGCCCTACTATATACAGATTTCTCCCAGCTGAATCTTCAGTGGAACCTGGGACTGCGTCAGGAGTTACTGCCTGAGCTTCTGGAGATTGGTCTGTACTACCGCGGCTGGTACAACAATAACTACCAGGATGAATCCTCCATGGCCCTACTGTTTGAATCAGACCGGCCCGAATCCCTCCGAAGCCTCACCCACAGCTTCTCCCTCCTGGCTGCCCTGGACGCCAGCCTAGAGAAACCGGTCACTAAGGTGAAAAGCGGTTTCGCCGCGGAACTCACTGGGGAGTATGCTCCCGGAGCCCTGAATTCCCTGGGCGCTGCCGATTTCGGGAGAATCACCCTGGAACTTGAATGCTATCTTCCCATTTATGAATCCCTGGTCTCCGGGAAGCCTGATTTCAACCTTTTCAGCGTCTACGCCGGTTTCTACTCCATCACGGATTTCATCACCGGGGAATCGGTCCCGTACTATGCTGAATCCAGCTTCGGCGGACTGTCCTACCGGGATGGGTTAGGAGGAACCGTGAGAGGATATGAATCCGGTCGGTTCACCGGGGATGTAAAAACCGCCTTCAGCACCGAATTACGGCTGAACCTTCCGACCATCATTTGGTCGGGTCTCATGCCTGTGGCACTCATCCATATTGACGGAGGATATGAAACCCAGCAAAAGCAGCTTCTCACAAGTATCGGCGGTGGAATCGGGATCGACCTCTTTGGACTTGGAACGATTCTCGTGTATACTCACTATGCGCTGAACGATCTGACCCTGACGGGTAGTCAATTGACCATCTTCGGTCTGGGTTTCGGATTACATTTTTAA
- a CDS encoding hybrid sensor histidine kinase/response regulator — MEDGNTRHMEVGISEYITLFRRFSDQAPVPQALLEPHGGVIATNPAFRQGIEGGSGITSLREVVHTEDWADVFEALKQIESGALLDRHSVCRYRGVQGVSWWRIALFKAMDGVIAGYFEEIGDTIREHQSLLKAKHLAEQSAQAKSLFLANVSHEIRTPIHTLLGMAELLAETALDAEQEEYLQQIHFSADALLGLINDILDFSKIEAGKLTIEEIEFDFHTAIETVMDMLSLEAYKKGLELIIDIDPAMPLFVVSDPTRFRQVLINLVNNAIKFTNTGYVKATVRVFELDEPLPGAVYGAVRFEVRISDTGIGVDPEKRSQLFQSFSQLDATTTRRFGGTGLGLAITKNLVELMGGRIGVDSTPGQGSEFWVTMDLPCIPSMLPQERFNALTSRRVLILDDCPECRRVIGKMLASEHITLYDAENSRDAVNLLRRQREQGAPVDIVLVDLVLSGMDGWQFASLIHGDPELGETRLFLMSPPGSMGGEAKMKLLRWFDGYISKPIKQRDTLAILSGALERGIFLDEGQNSDVNGMDTEEPLELEELEEDRSLLEKDTSPARHSVFMSVLLAEDHPVNQRLFQTIIERLGHRVRTASNGQEAVDLASREDFDVIFMDVHMPVMDGYAAAAEIRRFSTSVPIIAVTANALQGEWENCRKAGMTGYLAKPFSKDQVEEVLREIFEPDSQEPAPGFSYTENPQDPPGPPDSLELKDPGNTPKSDSQYQENSGSGLLARITTQKRSTEPGAHRDGRSTPGPREALQPQLRNQGEELRHTGDRDHATQVFDYKKALATFMNRPEILHEVLQHFLAATPQQIYDLGQCITQGDLKCGKNMSHSIKGSAWNLAAMGLGNAASRLEAACADGNTAQAPWIFEQLRQEWQHFEAAVQEAVPGASAT, encoded by the coding sequence ATGGAAGATGGGAATACTCGGCACATGGAAGTGGGGATCTCGGAATATATTACCCTGTTTCGCAGGTTCAGCGACCAAGCGCCGGTTCCCCAGGCCTTGTTGGAGCCCCACGGCGGGGTCATCGCGACAAATCCGGCCTTTCGGCAGGGGATTGAGGGCGGCTCAGGCATAACATCACTGAGGGAGGTTGTACACACCGAAGATTGGGCCGATGTGTTCGAAGCCTTGAAGCAGATTGAGTCAGGGGCCTTGCTCGACCGGCACAGCGTCTGCCGGTACAGGGGTGTTCAGGGGGTATCATGGTGGCGGATCGCTCTGTTCAAGGCCATGGATGGGGTTATTGCTGGTTATTTTGAGGAAATAGGCGACACCATCCGTGAACATCAATCCCTGTTGAAGGCTAAACACCTGGCTGAACAGAGCGCCCAGGCGAAGAGCCTCTTCCTTGCGAACGTATCCCATGAAATACGCACCCCCATTCATACCCTCCTGGGCATGGCTGAACTGCTGGCTGAAACCGCCTTGGATGCCGAACAGGAGGAGTACCTCCAGCAAATCCATTTTTCTGCTGACGCCTTGTTGGGACTAATCAACGATATTCTTGATTTCTCAAAGATCGAGGCTGGCAAGCTGACCATCGAAGAGATTGAATTTGACTTCCATACGGCCATAGAGACGGTTATGGATATGCTCAGTCTCGAGGCTTATAAAAAGGGGTTGGAGCTGATCATTGATATTGATCCGGCCATGCCGCTCTTCGTGGTGAGCGATCCAACCCGATTCCGTCAGGTGCTGATCAACCTGGTGAACAACGCCATCAAGTTCACGAACACCGGATATGTGAAGGCCACGGTACGGGTTTTTGAATTAGATGAGCCCCTGCCGGGAGCGGTGTACGGTGCAGTCCGTTTTGAGGTGAGAATATCCGATACGGGGATAGGAGTGGATCCGGAGAAACGCAGTCAACTGTTCCAATCCTTCAGCCAGCTGGATGCTACGACAACCCGCAGGTTCGGAGGAACCGGACTTGGACTCGCCATTACCAAGAACCTTGTAGAGCTCATGGGTGGTCGGATCGGGGTAGACAGCACACCGGGCCAGGGTTCGGAATTCTGGGTGACCATGGATCTTCCCTGTATCCCCTCTATGCTGCCCCAGGAGCGGTTTAATGCCCTCACGAGCCGGCGGGTTTTAATTTTGGATGATTGCCCGGAGTGCCGACGGGTCATCGGGAAGATGCTTGCCAGCGAGCACATCACCCTCTATGACGCCGAAAACTCCCGGGATGCCGTAAACCTGCTTCGCAGACAGAGGGAGCAGGGAGCCCCCGTGGACATAGTCTTAGTGGATCTGGTTTTGTCGGGTATGGACGGCTGGCAATTCGCCAGTTTGATCCACGGTGACCCGGAATTGGGAGAGACCCGGCTGTTTCTCATGAGCCCCCCGGGGTCTATGGGGGGAGAGGCAAAAATGAAGCTGCTCCGCTGGTTTGACGGATATATCTCCAAGCCGATCAAACAGCGAGACACCCTGGCCATCCTATCCGGTGCCCTGGAGCGGGGTATCTTCCTCGATGAAGGCCAAAATTCGGATGTAAACGGCATGGATACCGAGGAACCCCTGGAGCTTGAAGAACTCGAGGAGGACCGATCTCTACTGGAAAAAGATACTTCCCCCGCCCGGCATTCCGTCTTCATGTCGGTGCTGCTTGCCGAGGATCATCCGGTTAATCAGCGTCTCTTCCAGACTATTATTGAGCGTCTGGGACACCGGGTTCGGACGGCCTCCAACGGTCAGGAGGCGGTGGATTTGGCTAGCCGGGAGGACTTTGACGTGATCTTCATGGACGTTCATATGCCGGTTATGGATGGATATGCTGCAGCGGCTGAGATTCGTCGGTTTTCCACGAGTGTTCCGATCATAGCAGTAACAGCTAATGCATTGCAGGGAGAGTGGGAGAACTGCCGAAAAGCAGGGATGACCGGGTATCTGGCAAAACCCTTCTCTAAGGACCAGGTGGAGGAGGTACTGCGGGAGATATTCGAACCCGATTCTCAGGAACCGGCTCCCGGGTTTTCTTATACGGAAAATCCCCAGGACCCCCCCGGTCCTCCTGACTCCCTAGAACTGAAAGACCCCGGGAATACCCCGAAAAGCGATTCGCAGTACCAGGAGAACAGCGGGTCAGGGCTGCTCGCTCGTATTACTACCCAAAAGCGCTCCACAGAGCCGGGTGCACACCGGGACGGGCGTTCAACCCCCGGGCCCCGGGAGGCGCTGCAGCCCCAGCTCCGGAACCAGGGAGAAGAATTGCGGCACACCGGGGACAGGGACCATGCTACCCAGGTCTTCGATTATAAAAAGGCTCTTGCAACCTTTATGAACCGTCCGGAGATACTCCATGAGGTACTCCAGCATTTTTTAGCGGCCACCCCCCAGCAGATCTACGATCTGGGCCAGTGTATTACCCAAGGAGACCTGAAATGCGGGAAAAATATGAGCCACAGCATCAAGGGAAGCGCGTGGAATCTTGCTGCCATGGGATTGGGGAACGCCGCTTCGCGTCTTGAAGCAGCCTGCGCGGATGGCAACACAGCTCAGGCTCCCTGGATATTTGAACAGTTGCGCCAGGAATGGCAGCATTTTGAAGCTGCGGTCCAGGAGGCTGTGCCAGGTGCTTCGGCCACCTGA
- the dinB gene encoding DNA polymerase IV, translating into MSLPDSWFHLDMDAFYAAVEQRDNPAYAGKPVIVGALPGHRGVVSTCSYEARTYGVHSAMPISHAYRLCPQGIYVIPRMDYYSKISQQIMAVFADFTPRIIQVSIDEAFLDMKGAERLFGPPEESALALKKRVFETVGLTISVGVATNKLIAKMASGYKKPDGLTIVPPGEEQDFIRNLEIRDLWGIGKKTQQRLSDLNLTTIDQLLQIPQQSLTILFGQATGQYLYQVLRGIDPGIYEGQSKSHSISNEHTYPRDITHRGTVEQTLLELSHSILFRLLGEQSRSHVLQLKIRFADFTTSTAQTTLDHPIRSLEETHRLALSLLKKRWTGGQAIRLIGLGFSQVEPDTGAGQGELFAQEDMDIRRHQVEKAVLGIRSKFNPEAIQKASLLSPKSPKTPTPPKTAKPSRESPHQQKDRPDRNQASGG; encoded by the coding sequence ATGAGTCTGCCTGATTCATGGTTTCATCTGGACATGGACGCGTTTTATGCCGCTGTGGAACAACGGGACAATCCTGCATATGCTGGAAAACCGGTCATTGTTGGAGCCCTTCCGGGCCACCGAGGGGTGGTTTCAACCTGTAGCTACGAGGCACGCACCTACGGCGTTCACTCCGCCATGCCCATTAGCCACGCCTACCGGCTCTGTCCCCAGGGAATCTATGTAATTCCCCGGATGGATTACTATAGCAAGATCTCTCAGCAGATCATGGCCGTATTTGCAGATTTCACCCCACGGATCATCCAGGTTTCCATTGATGAGGCCTTCCTTGACATGAAGGGAGCCGAGCGCCTCTTCGGTCCCCCAGAAGAATCAGCCCTGGCTCTAAAAAAACGGGTTTTTGAGACTGTGGGGCTGACAATATCCGTTGGCGTAGCAACCAACAAACTCATCGCAAAAATGGCATCGGGGTACAAGAAACCCGATGGACTCACCATCGTTCCTCCGGGGGAGGAGCAGGATTTTATCCGGAACCTGGAGATCCGGGACCTCTGGGGTATCGGCAAAAAAACCCAGCAACGGCTATCGGATCTAAACCTCACAACCATCGACCAGCTTCTGCAGATACCTCAACAGAGTTTGACAATCCTCTTCGGTCAGGCAACCGGTCAGTACCTCTACCAGGTTCTCCGGGGAATAGATCCGGGAATCTACGAAGGCCAATCCAAGAGCCATTCCATCAGCAACGAACACACCTATCCCCGGGATATAACCCATCGAGGCACGGTGGAACAGACCCTGCTGGAACTCAGCCATAGCATCCTGTTCCGGCTGCTCGGAGAACAATCCAGATCCCATGTCCTGCAGCTAAAGATACGGTTTGCAGATTTTACCACCAGCACCGCCCAAACCACCCTGGACCACCCCATCCGCTCCTTGGAGGAGACCCACCGTCTGGCCCTGTCGCTCCTCAAAAAACGATGGACGGGCGGTCAGGCCATCCGGCTCATTGGGTTGGGATTTTCCCAGGTAGAACCGGACACCGGTGCCGGCCAGGGAGAACTCTTTGCCCAGGAGGACATGGACATCCGCCGGCATCAGGTAGAAAAGGCGGTTCTGGGAATCCGCTCGAAATTCAACCCTGAGGCCATTCAAAAGGCCAGTCTACTCTCCCCAAAATCACCCAAAACCCCTACACCACCCAAGACCGCAAAGCCTAGTAGGGAATCACCACATCAGCAAAAGGATCGTCCAGATCGTAATCAGGCATCAGGGGGCTAA
- a CDS encoding adenylate/guanylate cyclase domain-containing protein — protein MRTRFIPITLKVNALILATMILGIGGITVALAGSLIVTIEDINQRDTLRQADTIYAAIESLMLPGQALLAQGYFERLNIVDQDLMIQLYRTSGEQAFQDNKTINTVNSYLMNPRFETRDAVASPLPINPQEDRLFSQALGEGGVPRDSTEILSSEGNTYFRVLKPLINLPKCTVCHGADHTIRGVLEIKSDISDTVSLQRTAVFASGGAFFALVVILGFGLSRFMGRIILGPVRQIAQACTAVTDGDFSARVAVHQQDEIGGLAQRINTMIEGLIERFKLTQYVSGSTVRSLSDSSKTGISVDLTLLFTDIRGFTSYSESNSPETVVENLNKVLEVQTGIIHRHGGDIDKYVGDEIFAIFEGEDGCCRAAQTAVDIQQEFQDSGTVYGGLQVGVGMNTGAVIMGRMGSEARADFTVIGDNVNIAARLCSAAQGGGILVTAEFAKALKSCLTKNPLIQKSYRFSLEGPMGLSVKGKRRTLRVYKLKQREASHES, from the coding sequence ATGCGTACTCGGTTTATACCAATCACCCTCAAGGTGAACGCCCTGATCCTGGCTACCATGATCCTCGGAATCGGTGGAATCACCGTCGCCCTGGCGGGATCCCTTATAGTTACCATCGAGGATATTAACCAGCGTGATACCCTCCGCCAGGCAGATACCATCTATGCAGCCATCGAGAGCCTCATGCTTCCCGGCCAGGCGCTGCTCGCCCAGGGATACTTCGAGCGGCTCAACATAGTCGATCAGGATCTGATGATTCAGCTCTACAGAACCAGCGGTGAGCAGGCCTTCCAGGATAATAAGACCATTAATACCGTGAACAGCTACCTCATGAATCCCCGGTTTGAGACCAGGGATGCGGTCGCCTCTCCCCTTCCGATTAATCCCCAGGAGGATCGGCTCTTTTCCCAGGCCCTCGGTGAGGGCGGCGTTCCCCGGGACAGTACAGAAATTCTATCCAGCGAGGGAAATACCTACTTCCGGGTGTTGAAACCCCTCATCAATCTCCCCAAGTGCACGGTCTGTCACGGGGCTGATCATACCATCCGGGGTGTGTTAGAGATTAAAAGCGATATTTCGGATACCGTCTCCCTCCAGCGCACCGCGGTATTCGCCTCGGGAGGCGCTTTTTTCGCCCTGGTGGTTATCCTCGGTTTCGGACTCTCCCGGTTTATGGGCAGGATCATCCTCGGGCCGGTCCGTCAGATAGCCCAGGCGTGTACCGCCGTTACCGACGGTGATTTTTCCGCCAGGGTGGCGGTACATCAACAGGATGAGATCGGCGGCCTGGCCCAGCGGATCAATACCATGATTGAGGGACTGATAGAGCGCTTTAAACTCACCCAGTACGTCTCGGGCTCAACGGTCCGCTCCCTCTCGGACAGTTCCAAAACCGGAATCTCCGTGGATCTGACATTGTTGTTTACCGATATCCGGGGATTTACCAGCTACTCCGAGTCGAACTCCCCAGAAACGGTGGTGGAGAACCTGAATAAGGTCCTGGAGGTACAGACCGGAATTATCCACCGCCACGGCGGCGATATTGATAAGTATGTGGGTGATGAAATCTTTGCAATCTTCGAGGGCGAAGACGGGTGCTGCCGGGCAGCCCAAACTGCTGTAGATATCCAGCAGGAGTTTCAGGATTCCGGTACTGTCTACGGCGGACTCCAGGTAGGGGTCGGCATGAATACCGGAGCGGTTATCATGGGGCGTATGGGCAGTGAAGCCAGGGCCGATTTCACCGTTATCGGCGATAACGTGAATATCGCAGCCCGGCTCTGCAGCGCGGCCCAGGGGGGTGGAATTCTGGTTACTGCCGAGTTCGCGAAAGCCTTGAAATCCTGCCTCACCAAGAATCCCCTGATCCAAAAAAGCTACCGGTTTTCCCTGGAGGGTCCTATGGGACTATCGGTCAAGGGAAAACGTCGGACCCTTCGGGTGTACAAACTCAAACAACGGGAGGCATCCCATGAATCATAA
- a CDS encoding cytochrome P460 family protein yields MNHNKGMKMGTPEVRTILAIFVLVILLVAGCSQGEQVQLISPDYRNWNQTTDTVLDFTIPGHGSGLRKIYISSAASGVTTQEVNGRLFYDYPQGTQIVKEVYASAQPGADEEPAMLTVMIKDRDHPMQRGGWIWLVKNYQSEVETILDEEFCFTCHNNANEPNPYNDGNTSGQFRDFVFYPYR; encoded by the coding sequence ATGAATCATAACAAGGGAATGAAGATGGGTACCCCGGAGGTACGCACCATCCTGGCAATCTTCGTCCTGGTTATTTTGCTGGTTGCGGGATGTTCCCAGGGTGAGCAGGTGCAGTTGATTTCCCCGGACTACCGGAATTGGAATCAAACCACCGATACCGTCCTCGACTTCACCATTCCCGGCCACGGCAGCGGACTTCGAAAAATATACATCAGTTCGGCCGCATCCGGGGTAACCACCCAGGAGGTCAACGGCCGGTTGTTCTATGATTACCCCCAGGGAACCCAGATTGTTAAAGAGGTGTATGCATCTGCCCAGCCCGGAGCTGATGAGGAGCCTGCCATGCTTACGGTGATGATTAAGGATCGCGACCATCCCATGCAGCGGGGGGGCTGGATTTGGCTGGTGAAGAACTACCAATCCGAGGTGGAGACCATACTAGACGAGGAATTCTGCTTTACCTGCCATAACAACGCCAACGAACCCAATCCCTACAACGACGGCAACACCTCGGGGCAGTTTCGGGATTTTGTATTCTATCCCTATCGGTAA
- a CDS encoding GAF domain-containing protein, with protein sequence MNFTNLEQQIRQMLSASEADALGRVEQVCRFLHHHVEYYNWVGVYFAVHSRKELVLGPFVGEPTDHIRIPFGRGICGQAVQSEETFLIQDVAAQDNYLSCSIHVKSEIVVPVFRGDRVLAEIDIDSHVRDAFSEDDRWFLESVAQMISPLMPDYDLDDPFADVVIPY encoded by the coding sequence ATGAATTTTACAAACCTTGAACAACAGATACGGCAGATGTTGTCTGCTTCCGAAGCCGATGCCCTGGGACGGGTTGAACAGGTCTGTCGGTTTCTGCACCACCATGTGGAGTACTACAACTGGGTGGGGGTGTATTTTGCCGTTCATAGCCGGAAGGAACTGGTGTTAGGGCCCTTTGTGGGGGAGCCTACTGACCATATCCGCATTCCCTTCGGCCGGGGAATCTGCGGCCAGGCAGTTCAAAGCGAAGAAACGTTTTTGATCCAGGATGTGGCGGCCCAGGACAACTACCTGAGCTGTAGTATTCATGTGAAATCCGAGATCGTTGTGCCGGTATTCCGGGGAGACCGGGTGCTTGCCGAGATTGATATAGACAGCCATGTTCGGGATGCCTTCAGTGAGGATGACCGGTGGTTTTTAGAGAGTGTGGCCCAGATGATTAGCCCCCTGATGCCTGATTACGATCTGGACGATCCTTTTGCTGATGTGGTGATTCCCTACTAG
- a CDS encoding LL-diaminopimelate aminotransferase produces the protein MIRMNEHFNKLQSSYLFSTIGKKVGEFQAANPSVSIIKLGIGDVTHALSAEIVQAFHAGVDELGDDATFRGYGPEQGYEFLRNAIAEIDFQARNCDIQADEIFVSDGAKCDTGNFQELFAQDITIAVPDPVYPVYVDTNVMAGRTGTFSKGRYEGLVYLESTKENSFVPSPPEKTVDLIYLCFPNNPTGATATKEQLTQWVEYARANQALILFDAAYVEFIRDPRLPRSIYEIPGAREMAVEFRSFSKTAGFTGTRAAYTVIPKDCLVYDHSGSGHSLHALWNRRQTTKFNGLSYPVQRAAAAVYTPQGQAQIHAQSDYYLENARLIREAMTGLGYPVTGGENSPYIWVEAGGDSWDFFDMLLQKAGVVTTPGSGFGRCGEGYIRISAFNHREKVLQALDRIAQALKS, from the coding sequence ATGATCAGAATGAACGAACACTTCAATAAACTTCAGTCTTCCTACCTTTTTTCCACCATAGGCAAAAAAGTCGGGGAGTTTCAAGCGGCAAACCCCTCGGTTTCCATCATTAAACTCGGCATCGGGGATGTCACCCATGCCCTCTCAGCCGAGATCGTCCAGGCCTTCCACGCCGGAGTGGATGAACTCGGTGATGATGCAACCTTTCGGGGGTACGGCCCGGAGCAGGGTTACGAGTTTCTGCGGAATGCCATTGCGGAGATCGATTTCCAGGCCCGGAACTGCGATATCCAGGCCGATGAAATCTTCGTAAGCGACGGTGCAAAATGTGATACCGGCAACTTCCAAGAACTCTTTGCCCAGGATATCACCATAGCCGTACCCGATCCGGTTTACCCGGTCTATGTAGACACCAACGTCATGGCAGGACGCACCGGAACCTTCTCAAAAGGCCGGTACGAGGGCCTGGTGTACCTTGAGTCCACCAAAGAAAACAGCTTTGTCCCCTCTCCCCCGGAAAAAACGGTGGACCTTATCTACCTCTGCTTCCCCAACAACCCCACCGGTGCAACCGCCACTAAAGAACAGCTCACCCAATGGGTAGAATACGCCAGAGCCAACCAGGCGCTGATCCTCTTTGATGCGGCCTACGTTGAGTTCATCCGGGATCCAAGGCTTCCCCGGTCTATTTACGAGATCCCCGGTGCTCGGGAGATGGCTGTAGAATTCCGCTCCTTCTCAAAGACCGCAGGGTTCACCGGAACCAGGGCTGCCTACACGGTCATTCCGAAGGATTGTCTCGTGTACGACCACTCGGGTTCAGGCCATTCCCTTCACGCCCTATGGAACCGTCGGCAGACCACCAAGTTTAACGGTCTAAGCTACCCCGTCCAACGGGCCGCCGCGGCCGTCTACACCCCCCAGGGGCAGGCCCAGATTCATGCCCAGTCAGATTATTATCTGGAGAATGCCCGGCTCATCCGTGAGGCAATGACCGGTCTGGGGTACCCCGTTACCGGCGGAGAGAACAGCCCCTATATTTGGGTTGAAGCCGGGGGCGATAGCTGGGACTTCTTCGACATGTTGCTCCAGAAAGCCGGAGTGGTGACCACCCCGGGCTCGGGATTCGGACGCTGCGGTGAGGGGTACATCCGCATCAGCGCCTTCAACCACCGGGAGAAGGTGCTTCAGGCTCTGGACCGCATCGCCCAGGCATTGAAGTCCTAA
- the ribA gene encoding GTP cyclohydrolase II, with protein MTIDQNQQSQEYTGSRGRTFRVEIKAEAALPSRFGDFRIIGIFDTHKGEEHTAIVRGTVDGAEDVPVRIHSECHTGDVLGSLRCDCRDQLEAALHYIGQRDRGAVIYMRQEGRGIGLINKIRAYTLQDQGYDTVEANEKLGFPAEAREYQGAAAILELLGIRSVALLTNNPAKIEGLREVGMTITRRIPIVIEPNEFNAHYLATKKTRMGHLY; from the coding sequence ATGACCATAGATCAAAACCAGCAATCCCAGGAATACACCGGTTCCCGGGGCAGAACCTTTCGGGTGGAAATAAAGGCTGAAGCCGCTCTGCCCAGCCGTTTCGGAGACTTCCGGATTATCGGTATATTCGATACCCACAAAGGCGAGGAGCATACCGCCATTGTCCGTGGAACCGTGGATGGGGCCGAGGATGTACCGGTACGGATCCATTCCGAATGTCATACCGGCGACGTATTGGGCAGTTTGCGCTGTGACTGTAGAGATCAGCTTGAGGCTGCACTCCATTACATCGGTCAGCGCGATCGAGGTGCGGTCATCTACATGCGTCAGGAAGGCCGGGGAATCGGCTTGATCAACAAGATCAGAGCGTACACCCTCCAAGATCAGGGCTATGACACCGTGGAGGCCAATGAGAAATTGGGATTCCCTGCGGAGGCCCGGGAATACCAGGGAGCTGCCGCCATTCTGGAGCTTCTGGGAATCCGATCCGTTGCCCTATTAACGAACAACCCGGCAAAAATTGAGGGGCTGCGGGAGGTCGGCATGACTATTACCCGGCGGATCCCCATCGTCATCGAACCCAATGAATTCAACGCTCACTATCTTGCGACGAAAAAAACCCGGATGGGCCATCTCTACTAA